The following coding sequences lie in one Oryctolagus cuniculus chromosome 7, mOryCun1.1, whole genome shotgun sequence genomic window:
- the PEF1 gene encoding peflin isoform X2 has product MGCPGAAGQAPGAPPGSYYPGPTGGQYGSGLPPGGGYGGPAPGGPYGPPAGGGPYGGIPPGTPGGPYGGAAPGSPYGPPPPSAYGAQQPGPYGQGGAPPGVDPEAYSWFQSVDSDHSGYISIKELKQALVNSNWSSFNDETCLMMINMFDKTKSGRIDVYGFSALWKFIQQWKNLFQQYDRDHSGSISYTELQQALSQMGYNLSPQFTQLLVSRYCPRSASPAMQLDRFIQVCTQLQVLTEAFREKDTAVQGNIRLSFEDFVTMTASRML; this is encoded by the exons ATG GGCTGCCCAGGAGCCGCAGGACAAGCGCCCGGAGCCCCTCCTGGTAGCTACTACCCTGGACCCACAGGAGGACAGTATGGCAGTGGGCTCCCCCCCGGAGGTGGTTATGGGGGTCCTGCCCCTGGAGGACCTTATGGACCACCAGCTGGGGGAGGGCCCTATGGGGGCATCCCCCCTGGAACTCCAGGAGGGCCGTATGGTGGTGCAGCCCCAGGAAGTCCCTATGGACCACCACCTCCAAGTGCCTATGGTGCCCAGCAGCCCGGGCCTTATGGACAGG GTGGCGCCCCTCCCGGTGTAGATCCTGAGGCCTACTCCTGGTTCCAGTCGGTGGACTCTGATCACAGTGGTTACATTTCCATCAAGGAGCTAAAGCAGGCTCTGGTCAACTCCAACTGGTCTTCATTCAATGATGAGACATGCCTCATGATGATAA ACATGTTTGACAAGACCAAGTCAGGCCGCATCGACGTCTACGGGTTCTCAGCCCTGTGGAAGTTCATCCAGCAGTGGAAGAACCTCTTCCAGCAGTATGACCGGGACCACTCGGGCTCCATCAGCTACACGGAGCTGCAGCAAG ctctgtcccagatgggctACAACCTGAGCCCCCAGTTCACCCAGCTTCTGGTCTCCCGCTACTGCCCGCGTTCTGCCAGTCCTGCCATGCAGCTCGACCGCTTCATCCAGGTGTGCACTCAGCTGCAGGTGCTGACTGAGGCCTTCCGGGAGAAGGACACCGCCGTACAGGGCAACATTCGGCTCAGCTTTGAGGACTTCGTTACCATGACAGCCTCTCGGATGCTATGA
- the PEF1 gene encoding peflin isoform X1, whose protein sequence is MKPRPSLTCDVRVAMASYPYGQGCPGAAGQAPGAPPGSYYPGPTGGQYGSGLPPGGGYGGPAPGGPYGPPAGGGPYGGIPPGTPGGPYGGAAPGSPYGPPPPSAYGAQQPGPYGQGGAPPGVDPEAYSWFQSVDSDHSGYISIKELKQALVNSNWSSFNDETCLMMINMFDKTKSGRIDVYGFSALWKFIQQWKNLFQQYDRDHSGSISYTELQQALSQMGYNLSPQFTQLLVSRYCPRSASPAMQLDRFIQVCTQLQVLTEAFREKDTAVQGNIRLSFEDFVTMTASRML, encoded by the exons GGCTGCCCAGGAGCCGCAGGACAAGCGCCCGGAGCCCCTCCTGGTAGCTACTACCCTGGACCCACAGGAGGACAGTATGGCAGTGGGCTCCCCCCCGGAGGTGGTTATGGGGGTCCTGCCCCTGGAGGACCTTATGGACCACCAGCTGGGGGAGGGCCCTATGGGGGCATCCCCCCTGGAACTCCAGGAGGGCCGTATGGTGGTGCAGCCCCAGGAAGTCCCTATGGACCACCACCTCCAAGTGCCTATGGTGCCCAGCAGCCCGGGCCTTATGGACAGG GTGGCGCCCCTCCCGGTGTAGATCCTGAGGCCTACTCCTGGTTCCAGTCGGTGGACTCTGATCACAGTGGTTACATTTCCATCAAGGAGCTAAAGCAGGCTCTGGTCAACTCCAACTGGTCTTCATTCAATGATGAGACATGCCTCATGATGATAA ACATGTTTGACAAGACCAAGTCAGGCCGCATCGACGTCTACGGGTTCTCAGCCCTGTGGAAGTTCATCCAGCAGTGGAAGAACCTCTTCCAGCAGTATGACCGGGACCACTCGGGCTCCATCAGCTACACGGAGCTGCAGCAAG ctctgtcccagatgggctACAACCTGAGCCCCCAGTTCACCCAGCTTCTGGTCTCCCGCTACTGCCCGCGTTCTGCCAGTCCTGCCATGCAGCTCGACCGCTTCATCCAGGTGTGCACTCAGCTGCAGGTGCTGACTGAGGCCTTCCGGGAGAAGGACACCGCCGTACAGGGCAACATTCGGCTCAGCTTTGAGGACTTCGTTACCATGACAGCCTCTCGGATGCTATGA